From the genome of Anopheles moucheti chromosome 3, idAnoMoucSN_F20_07, whole genome shotgun sequence, one region includes:
- the LOC128305909 gene encoding laminin subunit alpha, whose translation MGGFTSLTPIALLVVLTLGVVRSELTPPYFNLAEGRKISATATCGVDTDGPELYCKLVGANTENDHQNQYSVIQGQVCDVCDPSDPDKRHPPEYAIDGTQNWWQSPPLSRGMKYNEVNLTIDFGQEFHVAYLFIRMGNSPRPGLWSLEKSSDYGKTWTPWQHFSDTPTDCVTYFGSASLKPLQNDDDVICTMDHSKIVPLEGGEIPIRLLNNRPSANNYFNSSTLQEWSRATNVRIRLLRTKNLLGHLMSVARQDPTVTRRYFYSIKDISIGGRCVCNGHANTCNVQDPRSQMRILACQCQHNTCGIQCAECCPGFEQKKWRQNTNARPFQCEPCNCFGHSDECVYSEEIDEKGMSLDIHGNYEGGGVCQNCQHNTKGINCNQCQDKYYRPYGRYWNETDVCQPCDCNHFYSTGNCQEASGRCECRAEFEPPLCDSCSYGHFGYPNCRQCECNLNGTVGYYCEAVDGTCPCKHNFDGPHCKQCAKEYYGFPDCDPCDCNMHGSVDRVCDEGSGQCQCRPNFAGRLCDTCKDGFYRYPDCTYCNCDVRGTLEEVCDKNLGTCLCREGYGGPRCDQCIPGYYNYPDCVPCNCSSAGSTSTVCDVTGRCSCLENFGGRQCTACLAGYYQYPECLPCNCDSYGSLAKSCTNDGQCQCKDNFDGKNCQQCKEGFYNFPACEECNCDPAGVIARFAGCGSVPAGELCQCKERVHGRICDKCRPLYWNLTATNPHGCQECECFIDGTIGALDTCDTKTGQCACKPSVKGRQCAECKDGTFDLFGSNLFGCKDCGCDIGGAADNVCNKETGHCRCHPRVSGRTCSYPLTTHYYPTLYQYQFEYEDGYTQSGAQVRYQFHEDIFPGFSSRGYAVMSSLQNEVINEVSVLKSSVYRLVIRYKNPNPDSVVATILITPDNPTEVEQKTKVLFKPSDNPEFVTVSDARGEVPSPVVLDPGSYTISIKTEKTVFLDYFVLLPAAYYEASILTKKIENPCEFDEMDLCRHYQYPSVAPFNPQTESFIIEDGQSYKPVEHFKEYQHLDKVREQEMPTLTDTQPELFYPMEVPHAGRYVVVVDYITNRNNPEMAILQVNLLGDIDQDGSATAYPCTYTTVCRQPVIDRESREKIFFLDPNSRKPIQVKSVETSSGSIAIKSVTAIPYEDWSTDYIRPNSVCVMQGGNCVQTSYRTAPDSKKVEFETENEYLIAEHVPSQLYDNSTKLILLDQNQTELTIEAKIQHPNRYVLIVKFFQPDHPAFNVQYRIQAGRQNYDGRLEVRHCPANSGCREVLKQDSGYIEFDLQDNIELTIVGDGTKRVWVDYVLLVPAEQFHNVLLQEETFDQTNEFIQQCGQDHFYIQTNASDFCKKAVFSLTADYNSGALPCNCDYSGSTSFECEPFGGQCQCKAHIIGRKCEACKTGYYGFPDCKPCNCPSTAQCHKDTGECVCPDRVTGEKCDQCVPYTFGFDQIIGCEECNCNPLGVSYNNLQCDMDSGMCECKANVVGRKCDRCEYGFFNFPYCEPCHCDIRGTTFEICDQTDESCFCKKNVQGRECSTCVDGTYNLQAGNPDGCTKCFCFGHSSRCQTAFLRPFNVSMMKEVTVNTIRLSGGKITITPWILKDDVMLNETSAEVSLSAFDNRDPSAGMVYFGMLDYLFDLNNHLSAYGGSLMYKIHFTNGLFGSALIGADVILVGKQLEVMHQSYRQPSSHQLFSGSVEMVESNFQTAAGGPVSREQFMMLLRDLKNIYIRASYWENGLVTVVSDVSLTMAHDDLEHPHLYRELAVENCDCPPGYVGQSCEDCAPGYYRDPNGPHLGYCIPCECNGHAATCDCNTGICHDCQHFTTGDHCDQCIEGFYGNATRGTPNDCMICACPLPVESNNFATSCEVSEDGYEIHCDCKPGYYGEKCQSCAPGYYGQPQVEGELCKPCDCSGNINANEPGACDSVSGECKLCLNNTFGKACNLCAPGFYGDAVFEKDCQSCICDKTGMDYCDHFVGTCNCLPNVIGEKCDRCDDDHYGFESGRGCTPCDCGIASNSSQCDDNTGKCACKPGVTGRQCDRCEPGYWDYSVEGCVPCSCNTDYSRGLGCNALTGQCECLSGVVGEKCDSCPYRWVLIPDTGCQECDVCHHALLDVTDGLKRDIDPVLGDIKTIADDYYTSQKLKYFDDMVDRLEPKVRSLDPHGVNLNPAKQKVEALELEVKSLDRRIQYADENAKDISTNSQNLLGAASNVLDDCRLVHINTKNTIDEVLMLAENLDSSEITKLDQAYAEAKNYLDNIKQYSTTPESLNSQLENATRLLEAVESFGEPVQMQHEKLAKLMHDIGEFDVKLEDLYTWSLKVEKESTITSRLNNKNKGGVNTKFDTVTAHAKEATENTENSKVLLANSSNIMKDIDITHVELGNVNKGLTDLDNDVDRQLPVAFDEYQQLSPLIERAYAHANELKMEAESLSDKYSGVSANSETALQAATAHTKIVDAVKEAADNIRNATQTAQKATDQTEGIDNRAAESDAASRELLSDARRMFTTLQMELEPQSKQSIDMVDGIKERNAHSDDLLYSINAALDGIPEESHTDDWETARDQAIEAQAKSQNSMKILDPMISDLSKSVYLADQLPKEVDNTQKDIKQATTQIERLKTMIPNIRQLVEKLDAKQNQVDSIVSDIGDQLESLKRQIREARSIANTIKVGMQFHPNTTVELKPPQSLSQMATNSNVSVFFRTDKPEGFLLYLGNEVKPDSKKSSRDDYMALEIENGYPVLSIDLGNDPEKVISPKYVADDKWYQAIVERTGNNVKLIIREELDNGTDVFHTKEQVLPGAYNVFNVDQNSKLFIGGYPPEYNMPLDVKSSEFDGRIEQLQIGGEHVGLWNFIDAQNVYGSPERESLRNEENPSTGFRFSGNGYVAIDAKPYTFKQQSQLQFQFKAPPETRDGLLFYAGKNKHFISVEMLNGAVVFQFKLGQHAQAVTMGSNNAFNDDKWHKISVERDGNIGKLTVDDREVFQQTGSAEHQQLHISEALYFGGYPSRVSHPEVTSKGFDGCIDDVYILGNKVDLSLNLKALDVRPGCPMKFSPLVSFPPRQFGYVNQPGVASVNNLQVNLKFRTTQRSGVLFYTSNYDQSLSLGLALRDGVLVLSSSGSEVTTDDYHRYNDGEWHAVTASHEHDRLTLMVDDHDPRYSLYPPQPLYIENGDIYFGGLPKNFVPMHNAIASNAYFMGCISDVTVNGQIVNFATLRDKKSAVMDQCSKELFAVGDVPLYYPNDGKDPEVFVSSRVEAESEQPGKPDDEEEKDTRKPDRGWKPVPAIPKEPSTDAATTTTSTTTTTTTTTTTTMRPRPTQPDEPPPVCRLPITPEQDVDFDHGYRFGTGQFSHIEFSEVPLKSKRQYEFTFNFKTEFSEGVLFYVADSRHTDFVALHLRDGRLVHSFNCGSGSANMTSERRYDDNEWHTVNFARQNSMGRMIVDLEDISMGESKGTTRTMALQAPMFVGGVTVDNYEEVALNLKMDKNVLERNQFVGCINKLAVNDNPLAAPSNITRTIPCSNQIETGTFFGSGGGFVKLYEKFKVGNELTVSMDIRPRASSGLLMSVHGRKSYFVLEMINGTISLAVNNGDEPYVATYTPLPEENLCDGQWRTVSAIKSQYVITIKVNDVSSNPAIGDARSPSTDTTRPLFLGGHPHLQRIRGFNARVPFQGCIRNVKVRNTVEQITPKMTVGNVQTGVCPTI comes from the exons TACGATGGATCACTCGAAGATTGTGCCCCTGGAGGGTGGTGAG ATCCCGATTCGTTTGCTGAATAATCGTCCATCGGCAAACAATTACTTCAACTCGTCCACGCTGCAAGAATGGAGCAGAGCGACGAACGTTCGCATCCGTCTGCTGCGTACGAAGAATTTGCTcggccatcttatgtccgttGCCAGACAAGATCCGACGGTTACAAGACGG TACTTCTACTCGATCAAGGATATCTCGATTGGTGGTCGGTGCGTGTGCAATGGGCACGCCAATACGTGCAATGTACAAGATCCACGATCGCAAATGCGCATACTAGCCTGCCAGTGTCAGCATAACACGTGCGGTATTCAGTGTGCCGAGTGTTGCCCCGGTTTTGAGCAGAAGAAATGGCGCCAAAACACCAATGCAAGACCTTTCCAGTGTGAAC CGTGTAACTGTTTCGGACATTCGGATGAGTGTGTCTATTCGGAGGAGATCGACGAAAAGGGAATGTCGTTGGACATTCATGGAAACTACGAAGGTGGCGGTGTGTGCCAAAACTGCCAGCATAACACGAAAGGCATCAACTGCAACCAGTGTCAGGACAAGTACTATCGCCCGTACGGCAGATACTGGAATGAAACGGACGTATGTCAGC CTTGCGACTGTAATCACTTCTACTCTACCGGTAACTGTCAGGAGGCAAGTGGACGCTGCGAATGTCGTGCTGAGTTTGAGCCACCGCTCTGCGATTCCTGCTCGTATGGCCATTTTGGATATCCCAATTGCCGGCAGTGCGAGTGTAATCTGAACGGTACGGTTGGGTATTACTGTGAGGCCGTTGATGGTACCTGCCCGTGTAAGCACAACTTTGATGGACCGCACTGCAAACAGTGTGCGAAGGAGTACTACGGATTCCCGGATTGTGATC CTTGCGATTGTAACATGCACGGATCGGTTGATCGCGTCTGTGACGAGGGCAGTGGGCAGTGCCAGTGCAGGCCGAACTTCGCCGGTCGACTTTGCGATACTTGCAAGGATGGGTTCTACAGATATCCGGATTGTACAT ACTGTAACTGTGATGTCCGGGGAACTCTGGAAGAAGTATGTGACAAGAACTTGGGTACCTGCCTGTGTCGGGAGGGTTATGGTGGACCACGGTGCGATCAATGTATTCCAGGCTATTACAACTATCCGGACTGTGTGCCCTGCAACTGTTCCAGTGCTGGCAGTACGTCTACGGTTTGTGACGTCACTGGACGCTGCTCGTGTTTGGAGAACTTCGGTGGACGACAATGTACAGCCTGTCTGGCCGGGTACTACCAATATCCGGAATGTTTGCCCTGCAACTGTGACTCGTACGGTTCGCTAGCAAAATCCTGCACCAACGATGGACAGTGCCAGTGCAAGGATAACTTCGACGGAAAGAACTGCCAGCAGTGCAAGGAAGGGTTCTACAACTTCCCGGCCTGCGAGGAATGCAACTGTGATCCGGCGGGTGTGATAGCACGGTTCGCCGGATGCGGTTCGGTGCCGGCCGGAGAGCTGTGTCAGTGTAAGGAACGTGTGCATGGCAGGATCTGTGACAAATGTCGGCCGCTGTACTGGAACCTTACCGCGACCAACCCGCACGGTTGCCAGGAGTGCGAGTGCTTCATCGATGGTACGATCGGTGCGTTGGATACCTGCGATACGAAGACGGGCCAGTGCGCATGTAAACCTTCCGTGAAGGGCCGCCAGTGTGCGGAATGCAAGGACGGAACGTTCGATCTGTTCGGTTCGAACCTGTTCGGGTGTAAGGATTGCGGTTGCGATATTGGTGGTGCGGCGGACAACGTGTGCAACAAGGAAACGGGCCACTGTCGGTGTCATCCGCGCGTGTCGGGGCGAACCTGTTCGTACCCGCTAACGACGCACTATTATCCCACGCTTTACCAATACCAGTTCGAGTACGAGGATGGGTACACACAGTCGGGCGCGCAGGTACGCTACCAGTTCCATGAGGACATTTTCCCCGGTTTTAGCAGCCGTGGATACGCCGTGATGTCCTCGCTGCAGAACGAAGTGATAAACGAGGTCAGTGTGCTGAAGTCGTCGGTGTATCGGTTGGTGATACGGTACAAAAATCCCAACCCGGACAGTGTCGTCGCTACGATCCTTATCACACCGGACAATCCGACGGAGGTCGAGCAGAAGACGAAGGTTTTGTTTAAGCCGTCGGACAATCCGGAGTTTGTGACCGTATCGGATGCGAGAGGTGAGGTTCCTTCACCGGTTGTGCTGGACCCGGGCAGCTACACCATCAGCATCAAGACGGAAAAGACGGTGTTTCTCGACTACTTTGTACTGCTGCCCGCTGCGTACTACGAAGCTTCCATACTGACGAAAAAGATTGAAAATCCGTGCGAGTTTGACGAAATGGATCTGTGCCGGCATTATCAATATCCGAGCGTGGCACCATTCAACCCCCAAACGGAATCGTTCATCATCGAGGATGGGCAGAGCTACAAGCCGGTGGAGCATTTCAAGGAGTACCAGCATTTGGACAAGGTGCGGGAGCAGGAAATGCCGACCCTAACGGATACGCAACCGGAGCTGTTCTATCCGATGGAGGTACCGCACGCTGGACGTTACGTGGTGGTCGTGGACTACATCACCAACCGCAACAATCCGGAGATGGCCATACTGCAGGTGAACCTGCTCGGCGATATCGATCAGGACGGGTCGGCAACTGCTTATCCGTGCACGTACACCACCGTCTGCCGCCAGCCGGTGATCGATCGAGAGTCGCGCGAAAAGATATTCTTCCTCGATCCGAACAGTCGCAAACCGATTCAGGTGAAGAGTGTCGAAACGTCGTCCGGTTCGATCGCGATCAAATCGGTCACTGCCATTCCGTACGAGGACTGGTCGACGGATTACATACGCCCGAACTCGGTGTGCGTGATGCAGGGTGGTAACTGCGTGCAGACGAGCTACCGCACCGCGCCCGATTCGAAGAAGGTTGAGTTTGAGACGGAAAATGAATATCTGATCGCGGAGCACGTACCGAGCCAGCTGTACGACAACAGCACCAAGCTGATACTGCTCGATCAGAACCAAACGGAGCTAACGATCGAGGCGAAGATCCAGCACCCGAATCGTTACGTGCTGATTGTGAAGTTCTTCCAACCCGATCACCCTGCGTTCAATGTGCAGTATCGCATCCAAGCCGGGCGTCAGAACTATGACGGACGGTTGGAGGTCCGGCACTGTCCGGCAAACAGTGGCTGCCGGGAGGTGCTGAAACAGGACAGCGGATACATCGAGTTCGACCTGCAGGACAACATCGAGCTGACGATCGTGGGCGACGGTACCAAGCGGGTTTGGGTTGACTACGTGCTGCTGGTGCCGGCTGAGCAGTTCCACAATGTGCTGCTCCAGGAGGAGACGTTCGATCAGACGAACGAGTTCATCCAGCAGTGCGGACAGGACCATTTCTACATTCAAACGAACGCTTCGGATTTCTGCAAGAAGGCCGTATTTTCGCTCACCGCGGACTACAACAGTGGAGCGTTACCGTGCAACTGCGACTACTCGGGTTCGACGAGCTTCGAGTGTGAACCGTTCGGTGGCCAGTGCCAATGTAAGGCGCACATTATTGGACGAAAGTGCGAGGCGTGCAAGACGGGCTATTACGGCTTCCCGGACTGCAAACCCTGCAACTGTCCGTCGACCGCGCAGTGCCACAAGGACACGGGCGAGTGCGTGTGTCCCGATCGGGTGACGGGCGAAAAGTGCGATCAGTGCGTACCGTACACGTTTGGGTTCGATCAAATCATCGGCTGCGAGGAGTGCAACTGCAATCCGTTGGGTGTGTCGTACAACAATCTGCAGTGCGACATGGACAGCGGTATGTGCGAGTGTAAGGCGAACGTGGTCGGTCGGAAGTGCGATCGGTGCGAGTATGGATTCTTCAACTTCCCGTACTGCGAACCGTGCCACTGTGACATACGCGGCACAACGTTTGAGATCTGCGACCAGACGGACGAGAGCTGCTTCTGCAAGAAGAACGTGCAGGGACGAGAATGCAGCACGTGCGTGGACGGGACCTACAATCTGCAGGCGGGCAATCCGGACGGTTGCACCAAGTGCTTCTGCTTTGGACATTCGAGCCGGTGTCAGACGGCGTTCCTGCGACCGTTCAACGTGAGCATGATGAAGGAGGTGACGGTCAACACGATCCGTTTGTCCGGTGGCAAGATCACCATCACCCCTTGGATCCTCAAGGATGACGTTATGCTGAACGAAACGTCCGCCGAGGTGTCGCTGAGTGCTTTTGACAACCGTGACCCGTCAGCCGGTATGGTGTACTTCGGCATGCTGGACTATCTGTTCGATCTGAACAATCACCTTTCCGCGTACGGAGGGTCCTTGATGTACAAGATCCACTTTACGAATGGGTTGTTTGGCAGTGCACTGATCGGAGCGGACGTGATACTCGTGGGTAAGCAGCTGGAGGTGATGCACCAGAGTTACCGTCAGCCGTCTTCGCATCAGCTGTTCAGCGGCAGCGTGGAGATGGTCGAGAGCAACTTCCAAACGGCGGCCGGTGGTCCGGTAAGTCGCGAACAGTTTATGATGCTGCTGCGCGACCTCAAGAATATCTACATCCGGGCGTCCTACTGGGAGAATGGGCTGGTGACGGTTGTCTCGGACGTCAGCTTAACGATGGCCCATGACGACCTGGAACATCCGCATCTGTATCGCGagctggcggtggaaaactgTGACTGTCCACCGGGGTATGTTGGGCAGTCGTGTGAAGATTGTGCACCGGGTTACTACCGCGATCCGAACGGACCCCACCTGGGGTACTGCATACCGTGCGAGTGTAACGGACATGCGGCGACTTGCGATTGCAATACGGGCATCTGTCATGACTGTCAGCACTTTACCACCGGCGATCACTGTGATCAGTGTATTGAAGGATTCTACGGCAATGCGACACGGGGCACGCCGAACGATTGTATGATCTGCGCCTGTCCGCTGCCGGTGGAGTCGAACAACTTCGCCACGTCGTGTGAGGTTTCCGAGGATGGGTACGAGATACATTGCGATTGTAAACCGGGCTACTACGGTGAGAAATGTCAGAGCTGTGCGCCGGGCTATTACGGTCAGCCGCAAGTGGAGGGCGAGCTCTGTAAGCCGTGCGATTGTTCGGGAAATATCAACGCGAATGAACCGGGCGCTTGTGATTCGGTATCGGGCGAATGTAAACTCTGCCTGAACAACACGTTCGGTAAGGCGTGCAATCTGTGTGCGCCTGGGTTCTACGGTGATGCCGTGTTTGAGAAGGACTGCCAGAGCTGTATCTGCGATAAGACCGGTATGGACTACTGCGATCACTTTGTGGGAACGTGCAACTGTCTGCCGAACGTGATCGGCGAGAAGTGCGATCGGTGCGATGACGATCACTACGGGTTCGAGTCGGGACGTGGCTGTACGCCGTGCGATTGTGGCATCGCGTCGAACAGTTCGCAATGCGATGATAATACTGGCAAGTGTGCCTGCAAGCCTGGCGTAACCGGGCGGCAGTGTGATCGGTGTGAGCCGGGCTACTGGGACTACTCGGTGGAAGGTTGCGTGCCGTGCTCCTGCAACACGGACTACTCCAGAGGTTTGGGCTGTAATGCGTTGACGGGCCAGTGCGAATGTCTGTCGGGTGTGGTCGGTGAGAAGTGTGACTCGTGTCCGTATCGCTGGGTGCTCATACCGGACACGGGCTGCCAGGAGTGTGACGTATGCCACCATGCGTTGCTGGACGTGACCGATGGACTAAAGCGCGATATAGACCCCGTGCTGGGAGACATCAAGACGATCGCGGACGATTACTACACCTCGCAGAAGCTGAAATACTTTGACGATATGGTCGATCGGCTGGAGCCGAAGGTGCGCAGTTTGGATCCGCACGGTGTTAACCTGAATCCTGCGAAGCAAAAGGTCGAAGCGTTGGAGCTGGAGGTGAAGAGTTTGGATCGCCGCATTCAGTATGCGGACGAGAACGCGAAGGATATTTCCACCAATAGCCAGAATCTGCTCGGGGCCGCGTCAAACGTGCTGGACGATTGCCGTCTGGTGCACATCAACACGAAGAATACGATCGATGAGGTGTTGATGTTGGCGGAGAATTTGGACTCATCGGAGATAACCAAGCTGGACCAAGCGTATGCGGAGGCGAAGAACTATTTGGACAACATCAAGCAGTACTCGACGACACCGGAGTCCCTCAATTCGCAGCTGGAGAATGCCACCCGTTTGCTGGAAGCCGTAGAATCATTCGGTGAACCGGTGCAGATGCAACATGAGAAGCTCGCCAAGCTTATGCACGATATTGGGGAGTTTGATGTGAAGCTGGAAGATCTCTACACCTGGAGCTTGAAGGTGGAGAAGGAAAGCACCATCACGTCAAGGTTGAACAACAAGAATAAAGGGGGAGTTAACACCAAGTTCGACACGGTAACGGCACACGCGAAGGAAGCTACTGAGAACACCGAAAACAGCAAGGTGCTGCTGGCTAACTCCTCCAACATCATGAAGGACATAGACATCACGCACGTCGAGCTGGGCAATGTGAACAAGGGGCTTACCGATCTGGACAACGATGTGGACCGGCAGCTGCCGGTTGCGTTTGACGAGTACCAGCAGCTGAGTCCGCTGATCGAACGGGCCTATGCGCACGCGAACGAGCTGAAGATGGAAGCGGAGAGTTTGTCGGACAAATATTCCGGCGTCTCGGCCAACTCGGAGACGGCACTGCAGGCAGCAACGGCTCACACGAAGATTGTGGACGCGGTGAAGGAGGCGGCCGACAACATTCGGAACGCCACCCAGACGGCCCAGAAGGCGACGGATCAAACGGAGGGCATTGATAATCGGGCCGCCGAATCAGACGCTGCTTCCCGGGAGTTGCTTAGCGATGCGCGGCGTATGTTTACCACCCTCCAGATGGAGCTGGAACCGCAGAGCAAGCAGTCGATCGATATGGTGGATGGCATTAAGGAGCGGAACGCGCACAGTGACGACTTGCTGTACTCGATCAATGCCGCCCTGGACGGTATACCGGAGGAATCGCATACGGACGATTGGGAAACGGCACGCGATCAGGCCATCGAAGCGCAAGCAAAATCGCAAAACTCGATGAAGATCTTGGATCCGATGATAAGCGACCTGTCCAAGAGTGTGTACTTGGCAGACCAGCTGCCGAAGGAGGTGGACAACACGCAAAAGGACATTAAGCAGGCAACCACGCAGATCGAGCGCCTTAAAACGATGATCCCCAACATTCGCCAGCTGGTGGAAAAGCTGGACGCGAAGCAGAACCAGGTGGACTCGATCGTGAGTGATATCGGCGATCAGCTCGAGTCGTTGAAGCGCCAAATTAGAGAGGCAAGATCGATTGCTAACACGATCAAGGTCGGTATGCAGTTCCACCCCAATACTACGGTGGAGCTGAAGCCACCGCAAAGTCTGTCCCAGATGGCTACGAACTCGAACGTGTCCGTGTTCTTCCGCACTGATAAACCGGAAGGATTCCTGCTCTATCTTGGCAATGAGGTAAAGCCGGACTCGAAGAAGAGCTCACGCGATGACTACATGGCACTGGAGATCGAAAATGGATACCCGGTGCTGTCGATTGATCTTGGCAATGATCCGGAAAAGGTGATCAGTCCGAAGTATGTGGCGGACGATAAGTGGTACCAAGCGATCGTTGAACGGACCGGCAACAACGTGAAGTTGATTATCCGCGAGGAGCTGGATAACGGTACGGACGTGTTCCATACGAAGGAGCAGGTACTGCCGGGAGCGTACAACGTGTTCAATGTGGATCAGAACAGCAAGTTGTTCATTGGTGGCTACCCGCCGGAGTACAACATGCCGCTGGATGTGAAATCGAGCGAGTTTGACGGTCGTATCGAGCAGCTTCAGATTGGCGGCGAGCACGTGGgtctgtggaacttcatcgacGCTCAGAACGTGTACGGATCACCGGAGCGCGAGTCTCTGCGCAACGAGGAGAACCCGTCGACTGGGTTCCGGTTTAGCGGCAACGGATATGTAGCGATCGATGCAAAGCCGTACACGTTCAAGCAGCAGTCCCAGCTGCAGTTCCAGTTTAAGGCACCACCGGAGACACGCGACGGTTTGCTGTTCTATGcgggcaaaaacaaacacttcatTTCGGTGGAGATGCTGAACGGTGCGGTGGTGTTCCAGTTCAAACTTGGCCAGCACGCCCAGGCCGTCACGATGGGTTCGAACAACGCGTTCAATGACGACAAGTGGCACAAGATTTCGGTGGAACGCGATGGCAACATCGGCAAGCTGACGGTGGACGATCGTGAGGTGTTCCAGCAGACGGGATCGGCCGAGCACCAGCAGTTGCACATTTCGGAAGCGCTCTACTTCGGTGGCTACCCGAGCCGCGTGAGCCACCCGGAGGTTACGTCGAAGGGCTTCGATGGGTGCATTGACGATGTGTACATTTTGGGCAACAAGGTCGACCTGAGCCTCAATCTGAAGGCGCTCGATGTGCGACCGGGATGTCCGATGAAGTTCTCGCCGCTCGTGTCCTTCCCGCCGCGCCAGTTCGGTTACGTGAATCAGCCTGGAGTGGCGTCGGTCAACAATCTGCAGGTGAACCTTAAGTTCCGTACCACCCAGCGTAGCGGTGTGCTGTTCTATACCAGCAACTACGATCAGAGCCTCTCGCTGGGATTGGCATTGCGGGATGGAGTGCTCGTGTTGAGCAGCTCCGGCTCGGAGGTTACCACTGACGACTACCACAGGTACAACGATGGTGAGTGGCACGCGGTCACTGCTAGCCACGAACATGACAGGTTGACGCTGATGGTGGACGATCATGATCCACGCTACAGTCTCTATCCACCGCAACCGCTGTACATCGAAAATGGCGACATCTACTTCGGTGGATTGCCGAAGAATTTCGTCCCGATGCATAATGCGATCGCATCGAACGCGTACTTTATGGGATGCATTAGCGATGTTACGGTGAACGGACAGATTGTGAATTTCGCAACGCTCCGCGACAAGAAGTCGGCCGTAATGGATCAGTGCTCGAAGGAACTGTTTGCCGTTGGTGATGTGCCGTTGTACTATCCGAATGATGGCAAGGATCCGGAGGTGTTTGTATCGAGTCGAGTCGAAGCGGAGAGTGAACAGCCGGGCAAGCCTGACGACGAGGAGGAGAAGGATACACGAAAACCGGACCGTGGTTGGAAACCGGTCCCTGCCATTCCGAAGGAACCTTCAACTGATGCTGCCACAAcgaccaccagcaccaccacaacaacaactacgACCACCACGACAACGATGCGTCCAAGACCAACACAACCGGATGAGCCACCGCCGGTGTGTAGACTACCTATTACACCGGAACAGGATGTCGATTTCGACCATGGCTATCGGTTCGGAACCGGGCAGTTCAGCCACATCGAGTTTAGCGAGGTGCCGCTGAAGAGCAAACGTCAGTACGAATTCACGTTCAACTTCAAGACGGAGTTCTCCGAGGGTGTCCTGTTCTACGTGGCTGACTCTCGACATACCGATTTTGTGGCGCTGCATCTGCGCGACGGCAGGCTGGTCCATTCGTTCAACTGTGGTTCGGGTTCGGCCAACATGACGTCCGAGCGCAGGTACGACGATAACGAGTGGCACACGGTAAACTTTGCCCGCCAGAACAGCATGGGCAGGATGATAGTGGACCTCGAGGATATATCGATGGGTGAATCGAAGGGTACGACTCGCACCATGGCGCTGCAGGCCCCGATGTTTGTCGGTGGTGTCACTGTCGACAACTACGAGGAGGTAGCGCTTAATCTTAAG atggacaaaaatgTGCTCGAACGCAATCAATTCGTTGGTTGCATCAACAAGCTCGCTGTGAACGATAATCCGTTGGCCGCGCCTTCCAACATAACGCGCACGATACCCTGCTCCAACCAGATCGAAACGGGTACGTTCTTTGGCAGTGGTGGCGGATTTGTGAAGCTGTACGAAAAGTTCAAGGTGGGCAACGAGCTGACGGTCAGTATGGACATACGGCCGCGGGCATCAAGCGGTCTGCTGATGTCGGTGCACGGCCGCAAGTCGTACTTCGTGCTGGAGATGATCAACGGCACGATCAGTCTGGCGGTGAACAACGGGGATGAACCGTACGTAGCCACCTACACGCCACTGCCGGAAGAGAACCTGTGCGATGGTCAATGGCGCACGGTTTCTGCCATCAAGTCGCAGTACGTGATCACCATTAAGGTGAACGATGTGAGCTCGAACCCGGCCATCGGTGATGCGCGCTCTCCGTCGACCGACACCACACGACCGCTCTTCCTTGGCGGACATCCTCACTTGCAGCGG ATTCGAGGATTTAATGCGCGTGTGCCGTTCCAGGGATGTATACGCAATGTAAAGGTTCGCAATACAGTCGAACAGATTACACCAAAGATGACGGTCGGCAATGTGCAGACAGGCGTTTGCCCAACAATTTAA